A single region of the Vicia villosa cultivar HV-30 ecotype Madison, WI linkage group LG4, Vvil1.0, whole genome shotgun sequence genome encodes:
- the LOC131599077 gene encoding protein PARTING DANCERS-like, which translates to MDTYRRNSTTPPNASLSGGNGVCLMRSSWKEDQRSSFIDFISAFLSANSFRLIFVPIAPDFIFNCGGLSVAFIFVTNWDCNNVAPIFNRLICYCFGVIANAKEFRLDLNFLVQNSATEGSVFPFLCCYHTSWKRGNGFIY; encoded by the exons ATGGATACATACCGAAGAAACTCAACTACTCCACCAAATGCATCACTCTCCG GTGGAAATGGAGTCTGTTTGATGAGAAGTTCATGGAAAGAGGATCAACGTTCATCCTTTATTGATTTTATCTCCGCTTTCCTCTCTGCAAATTCCTTTCGCCTTATTTTTGTGCCAATTGCTCCG gattttattttcaattGCGGGGGTTTGTCTGTGGCTTTCATTTTTGTGACAAACTGGGACTGCAACAATGTGGCTCCAATCTTCAACAGGTTAATATGTTACTGTTTTGGAGTCATTGCTAATGCCAAAGAGTTTAGGCTTGATTTGAATTTTCTGGTGCAGAATTCAGCAACTGAAGGCTCAGTTTTCCCGTTTTTATGTTGTTATCACACTTCCTGGAAAAGAGGAAATGGATTCATTTATTGA